The genomic region aagtttggtggaggggggattatggggggggttatttttcagggcttggcgccttagttccagtgaaaggaactcttaatgcttcaccaagacattttggacaatttcatgctcctgactttgtgggatcagtttgtggacggccccttcctgtcccagcatgactgcgctccagtgcacaaagcgtcggtccataaagacatggatgaggagtttggtgtggaggaactggactggcctgcacagagtcctgagctcaacccgatagaacagctttgggatgaattagagcggagactgagagccaggccttctcgtccaacatcagtgcctgacctcacaaatgagcttctagaagaatgggcaaaaatccccataaacacactcctaaaccttgaggaaagccttcccagaagagctggagctgtgagagagggtgggccgactccagattaaaccccacgggttaacaatgggatggcattgTAGTTCATGTGTATGTAAAGGCAGGGGTCACAACACTTttgcaatatagtgtatctttAGTCAAATTAGTGCTCACAAGCTTAGGAGGCATAAAGAGTCTCTGATGTGCCTGTATTTCCTAAAACAGATGTTTGAGACGCACTCCTTCTACTTCAGTCTGATTTAACAGGGTTTTATCTTCTTTCGGCTCAACCTTCCAGTCTGAATCCTGTCTTTTCTTCATCTCCTGCtggactctctctctcactcagaGATGAGACTTTGTGATATAGTTCAACAGAATGGATCACTTGTCCTCATTTCGTTGTCATGCTCTGTGATGTCCTGTTTTTTAAAGTCTTTTCATCTTCGTTACGAGAGGCTTGACGGTGCAGCTTGTTTGTCAGATGGCCATAGTTTTGTGAATATCCATCTGGAGATAAGAGGCTGTTGTCTGTCAGGAATGTGTTGTGAGATTGTTCGGCATTCCTTCCAGACCAACTGACCTCACGCCAGTGAAACTTGTGTTTATATGAGTCTTCACCATTTCCTCTCCTTCTGCCCAAAGCATCAACAACAAGTAGCAGCTCACCTCGGCCGGCTGGTTTACTGTGTCACCGTCCATTGTTTAAGCCACACAATGATGTTTAGCTGGTCCTGGTGTGGTAAGGGGAAGCGGGGGAGGCTCatgaaacatgcacacacacacatgcacacacacacatgcacacacacacacacacacacacacacacacacacacacacacacacacacacacacacacacacacacacacacacacacacacacacacacacgcacacacgcacacacacactcaaacgtacgtacacacacacacacacacacacacacacacacacacacacaaacacacacacacacacacacacacacacacacacacacacacacacacacacacacacacacacacacacacacacacacacacacacacacacacacacacacacacacacacacacacaaaattatgtCGGGACTGTGGTCTAATTTAAATCACATATGCCATGTCGAAGAAAACCTCAGCGGCGCAATGTGGCATCCAGAGACAGGATATCCTGGGGCTttagtttttgtgcatgtgGGAAAAACTCACAAATAATTGCATTATGTTTTTGCACACATGCATGTGTGGTATTCGGAAGAGAAAGTGGGAGAGATATACATCTCTATGTGCAGCTTTGCCCACCATTCACATGATTATTACTGGAAAATATAGATCCTCAGCTGGGTGAACCTTTTTTCATGcaacacaaaataaatacagcTCATGCCACACTATAGCTttgtatggaagcttgtttccaccactaaatgaaaaaacaaatgcttctttttttctcaaaattgcgagttttaaatataatttattatagagttataaagtcataattctgtgatataaagtcataattgtgacatATAAAGTGACAATTCTGTGATatgaagtcataattgtgagatataaagtcataattctgtgatataaagtcataattgtgagatataaagtcataattctgtgatataaagtcataattgtgagatatgaagtcataattgtgagatataaagtcataattctgtgatatgaagtcataattgtgacatataaagtcataattctgtgatataaagtcataattgtgagatataaagtcataattctgtgatatgaagtcataattgtgacatataaagtcataattctgtgatataaagtcataattgtgacatataaagtcataattctgtgatataaagtcataattctgtgatatgaagtcataattgtgagatataaagtcataattctgtgatatgaagtcataattgtgagatataaagtcataattctgtgatatgaagtcataattgtgagatataaagtcataattctgtgatatgaagtcataattgtgagatataaagtcataattctgtgatatgaagtcataattgtgagatataaagtcataattctgtgatataaagtcataattgtgagatataaagtcataattctgtgatatgaagtcataattgtgagatataaagtcagaattgagatataaagtcagaattaagatataaagtcataattgtgagatataaagtcagaattgagatataaagtcagaattaagatataaagtcataattgtgagatataaagtcataattctgtgatataaagtcataattctgagatataaagtaacAATttcgagatataaagtcataattctgtgAAATAAAGTAGGatttctgagatataaagccataattgtgagatataaacgtGCAATtactcttttatttttttatttagtggcggaaacggcCTTTTTGATAACTTTGACTTTAACGGTTCCACATTCGCAGTAAATCCCAGGGCTCATTGCTTTAATATCTGTCCGTTGTGACCCGGAGAAAGAGAGGGAAGGGGAGAAAGAGAGGGAAGGGGAGAAAGAGAGGGAAGGGGAGAAAGAGAGGGAAGGGGAGAAAGAGAGGGAAGGGGAGAAAGAGAGGGAAGGGGAGAAAGAGAGGGAAGGGGAGAAAGAGAGGGAAGGGGAGAAAGTCGAGCTCAAACCGCTGGGACACGGCGTGGGGAGCCACAGGAGAACATGAGGACTCAAACCCCTGGTTTACACTCCGTCCAAACGGAGTTAATTAGAAAACGGAGAGAGGATTATGTGTGAAAGCAAAGCCGTGTTTATTTAAGAGATAGACCGCGATCACATggcgtgacctctgacccctgagaAACACATGCACACTAGCTCTAAGAGAAAGAATAACTCCATAGTGCCCAGTTCATGAGCATCAGATCGCACATAAATACACAAGCAGCCTTGATCTCTGAGAGCACGCGTTTAGGAACAGGACAAGGCTGCTATCACCGCTCGTGTTATCACTCTGggaaaagcttttattggcTCGCAGGTAATGGGATAGTTTGTGTTAGGAGACCCCCATGTAGAGAGGAAGCGGGGTCTGCTTTTTTCACCATCCTCTTTTCATTGGCCACAGGCCCTCAATAACATTAGCCCCTCGCTTGAATAACCAAAACCAGTGGGAGACGTTTGATATATGAAGGCCTGACAATAATGTAACAATATTTACCTTAAaatggataaaagcatctgccaaatgcataaatgtaaatgttaatgtGAAAATGCATGTATGTGAATGCTagcacatttcattcatttacaGATAATCCTTTTACTTTCGTTAATCTAGCATAAtgttcattattagttaaatgcattaaattgcaTTTGCATATATAGAATTAGGTTACcctttttggtaacactttacaatacgtgTGCGCTAATATGCATTAACTcctgcttaactaatgcacagataatcatgagttaatgtctGACTCCTGAAGAACtaacacatttattaatgatcactgcatcagcaactaatgagcattaaatatgattaatatattaaataatatatgaattaaatatgacatcatgTATTCATTCCCTAATAAcctattatattaactaataatgtaaattaatgtgttaattaccacaacgggtcaaagccatgcatttcaacttccagtgtctgctttaatgaatcattagctgatgatttataaaggtttcATTATgtactttacttgttgaggcacatccACTTGATTTTACAGTGGCATTGTTACAGTGtacttatatatttaagtactgagtaatattaattatctACATACTATAACTACATGGCCATactacttactatagggttattatggtaggattagggtttggttgggggttagttgcatgtaattatgttaCATTTACAATTAACTACATGGAACATATGccacaaggacactgtaaaaaaaaagagttgccTAGAATTATATTTccactagttttttttttaaatcaaatattttcttTCCAGTACAAATAACATGCATGAATGAGTAAGAttgaagtaaaaaataaaataaaaatcaacatTATTATTTGGTATGTCTGTCAAAGTGATGCCAAAACTAAAAATGCATGTTGACTAAGCCCAGCAATCCCAGAAACCCATTAGATGCATCAAACTGAAGGACAGCCCAGTTATTTTGGTTTGGGATTGTAAAGCGAGCCCTGAGGGTTGTGTCAGTGTGTCACAGGGGTGAGTATCTGGGTTTGTGATAACAGGTTCTGGACTTTACATCAGCACTCTCAGAGTTCAGATCCAGGTCTCTGTTTGGTTTTCGGGCCCCTGAGGGCCTCACCTTAGGCTCGCTTCAACACCGATGACAGATTCCACAGACCACAGCtcttattgtgtttatttagcCCGTTTGGAAACGGAGTAAAGTCAGATGTGTGGAGAGCTAGAGGCAGTGAATGAAAGAAGTGTGATCATGTTTCGACTCATTTCTTCAGAATCCACTAACTTCTAGAGATGGCACTGTAGACTCCTCCCTCggtgtctgtgattggctcaAGGGCCATTCCCACTCAATGTGCCATCCCAGAATCCACAGCTCCTCACTTTAGTCCTGAGCCGGGAAACAGCagctgtgtgtgagtgagtactGCTGGAGAATAATCTGGCTGAAGATAGACCGCTTTATTTTGCTAAACAGAAGGGTTATGTGTATGGTTTTGTAGTGTGAATAGTGATCAATAGTTGTAGTATGCTATTGGCATTAAGTAATGTGTGATATGTTTTAAGGTTAACACTTCTTTTAAGTTTTTTCATGATTATCATTGTGACTTTTATATTTACTGTAATTGGTCATTTATAGAGTATCTGGTggtataaactatgtttaactCTTCAACAGCATTTAAAGTATTTCCTTTTAACCATTGAGTAGTAGTTTTGTGATGCATTAGAAAGCCTATTTTGACTCTACGTCAGCTTTGTTTACAAATCAGaaggctttatatatatatacatatagttTTGTCGTGTGAATAGTGATcaatagtttaccatgattgtTTATTGTAATGTGCTAATTGCATTAAGTGCTCTGTTTTAAGGTTAACACTTCTTAAACTTAATTttcatgattattattcttgTGGCTTTTACATTTACTGTAATTGGTAGTTTATAGAGTATCTAGTTGTAGTggcataaattatttttaactcTTCAACATTCATTTTAACCATGGTTTATCGGTTTTGTGAATTGTAGGTGTTTTGTGATGCATTAGAATGCATATCTAGACTCTACGTCAGCTTTATTTACAAATCAGaagggtttatatatatatggttttgTAGTAACTTCGTTTTAAGGTTAACACTTCTATTAAGTTTTTCATGATTATCATTCTTGTGAGTTTCATATTGGCTGTAATTGGTAGTTTATAGAGTATCTAGTTGTAGtggtataaattattttaactcTTCAACAGCAGAGTAGGTTTGTTTATaggttttgtgaattgtggatGCTTTGTGATGCATTAGAATGCCTATCTAGACTCTACGTAAAAGGAAATAGGAAAGCTCACACACAGTCATGCTCCAGGTTTTGCTTCTTCTGGTTGCTCTTATTGAGTGTCCATCCTGTTACGCCCACAATGTGGGCTCCGCTCCCCTAATTATCCAATATCGTGTCTGGGAAGAACAACCCTCGGGGACAAGGGTGGGTCGCCTCCTGGATGACCTACGTGAGCGCGGGGTGACGGGGTCACTGGAAAACTTCCAGGTCGTCCAGCATGGGCATCAACCACCAGTCACAATTGCTTCAAGGGATGGTACTGTGTCAACATTAGGAAGGCTGGATCGTGAGGAGCTTTGCTCGGGAGCAGAACTTTGTAATCTGGCATTTAGTGTGCTCTACAGGAAAGGTGGTGCTATGCATTTCCTCTCGGTTCATGTGGAGTTGATGGACCTAAATGACCACAGCCCAGTTTTCCCAAGTCTAGTGCAAGAGGTGGAGATCTCAGAGACAGCCTCGCTGAGAATGCGCATCCCTCTGGACCATGCTGTGGATCCAGATGCAGGACAAAATGGCTTGCAATATTACACCCTGTCTTCCAATCTGCACTTTGCTCTGGATGTCCGAACCCCCGGGGGCGCCGAATTAGTGGTCATCAAAGAATTAGACAGGGAGTTGCAGCCATCTTTCGAGCTGGTTCTGACAGCATGGGACAAAGGAAACCCACCAAAATCAGGCAGCACGAAAGTCATAATCACAATTCTTGACTCCAACGACAATAGCCCCATGTTTGAGGAGGCCCCGTCAGTTATTGAGCTCGCAGAGGACACAATTCGTGGGACGAGTGTTGTTAATCTCCGTGCTACAGATCCTGATCAAGGTGCTAATGGGGAGGTGGAATACTCCCTTAGTAAACACGCCCCCGCGGAAGTGCAAAGACTATTCAGCATCCATCCCAAAACAGGTGCTTTGACTTTACAAGGCCTCTTAGACTTCGAAGAAAAGAAGGTGTATGAGGTAGATATCCAAGCTCGAGATCTGGGGCCCAATGCCATCCCGTCCCACCACAAGTTGCAGGTAAAATTGCGAGATGTCAACGATAATGCCCCTCGGATACACATAACATGGACCCCAGCGAATTCCCCCGTCGCAACGGTCAAAGAAGGAGCACCAAATGGATCTTTCCTCGCTCTTGTGATGGTGTCTGATGCCGATTCTGGGGCAAATGGGCAGGTAGGAGTGCACATTCTCAGTGGATCCGGCCCCTTCAGACTCAAACAGATCCATGGAGACAATTACATGGTCGTTACCAATGATACTCTTGATCGTGAGAGACAAATGGAATATAACGTTACTCTTCTAACGCAAGACAGCGGGGATCCTCCTCTATCCTGCGTTAAGCACATGACTGTCCATGTTTTGGATGAAAACGACAACGCACCAAAGTTCACCAAAAGTCACTACCGGAGTGTCCTCAAAGAGAACAACAAACCTGGCTTTCATTTCTTGACTTTGGAGGCTAATGACGTTGACCTGGATCACAGCGGAAGGGTATCATTCTCCATTAAAGAGTCAAATGAACTTGGGACACCCACAGCATTTTTCTCTGTCCACCGCAGCAGTGGGGCTGTAACTGTCCAACAAAAATTAGACTATGAGGAATCCCATTCCTACTCTTTTATTGTGGAGGCTGTAGATCAAGGACACCCACCAATGACCAGTAGTGCAACAGTGGAGGTCGAGATACTGGACGTTAATGATAATTACCCCGTAATTCATGAGCCTACACCCAAGAAGGGAGTTGCATTGCTAAGTGTCCCAGTGAATGTGGACAAAGGGGAGATTGTGACTGAACTTGGAGATAAAGCTCTGGAGGATAACTTCCACAAACCAAGAAATTACTCTTCCCTCAACAAGCCCGAAGGTTTTCTGGCCACTACCATTCGGGCCAGTGATCCAGATTCTGGTCTCAATGGAAGACTCAGTTTTAGTATAACAGATGGCAACCCTTCTAGCATATTTTTTCTGGACAAAACCTCTGGACAGCTCTATGTGAACACGTCTAACGCCACAGAACTGATTGGCAGAACTTTTAAGCTGGGCGTAGCGGTATCTGATATGGGAACACCTATGCTAACCACAAGAGCCACTTTGGAAGTAACTTTCATCAACTTTCGTGATCACCTGAAGAACTTGTCTCACGATAACCAGGCCCAGTACAGTAACACAATGCTTTTGGCCATTTGCCTTGGATCAACCTGCTTGGTTTTATTTCTAGCCATTGCTTTGGCCAAGACATTCTGTCATCCTGACAAACGGGACAACCGTGCTTACAATTGTAGACAAGCCGAGTCAACCTACACCCGCCACCCACGTCGGCCTCAAAAGCACATTCGCAAGACTGACATCCAGTTGGTTCCGGCGCTTCGAGGTCGCAAAGAAACCCCACAAGAAGATGAAGCTGAGGCACTGCCATCTACAGCACCCTTAGTGGAAAAACCAAACCCACATGGCCAGTTTACCCTAACACCAACTCTTGCGCGAATGACCCAAAATCAAGCTCATATGGAAATGGATGGGAATCCACCGCTCACTCAAAGCAAGATACTCAGAAAGCCCGGGAGCATAGAGTGGAATGGAGCACTTCCTTATAGCCCAGGCACACCATATCGAACCCTGCAAAAGACCAGGAATTCGTCCTCCTCATCTTTCGCAAACTCACAGACCAGCACTCTCAGACGCAACAAAACCGACGAAGTCAAGCCCACTACCATCGACCCCTCACAAAGTATAGCTTCACTTCCTAGCAATCAAGCCACATTACGGAGACCGAAAACCATGGAAAGAAGAGGAAGGATGGACGAGTCGGACCACAGGCAGATCCTAAGGAACCTTGTTCGGCTTTCAATGGCGGCCTATGCAGAGAACGGCTCTATTGAACTGTCCTCTGCCTCACCAGAGGTGCAAGTAAGATACttatttttactattttaacatttcagaTATACATTAGACCAACTTTGAAGGGTATCGTCTTCAATGTCAAGGCACTCCAGTTCATATAATCTCAAGTAGATGATAGTTTTCCCATTCCACTGGATACTGGATATCTATAGCGGCCTAAGGGGACAGTTGACAGATGATGAAGGCATGATGAAGTGTATTCAGACACAGTTCAGTGTCACACAGTAACTTAAACCTTTAATATGCCTCGGGAGAAAACGCTGCCAATCTTCAAAGTTATCACATTACAGAGTCCGACTGAGTGTGAGAAGAAAATAATGATTTGTTGCATGTTTGAGGGGGCAGCTACTTAGATACTTCTGCAGAGTAATATTATCCTTCTCAGGCATGTATGGGCTGGAGGGAGTCTGCAACAAATTGCTTGTACTGATCTGATtctcattaaagggatagttcagccataaatgagcctgtgatgtttatctgcagggcgtccgagatgtaggtgtgtgtgtttcttcaggagaacacaaatgaagattttttaactcagccgttgctcgtataatgcgtgtcaatggggtgtgtttctatgagagtaaaacacacacacacacacatacgagtccatattaaaccctgaggctcgtggagacacactgatgtcttaagacacgaaacgagcgctttctgccagaaacacaacagtatttgtgttattttacctcatatcagacgaatctcatctagtgttcccagcgccattacttctgccggagaaggtcaaaatatcagcgcgatcatagatatatttacatagattccTCGTTAGTGTCTGCATTGCAAAAAATGAATTTCTTACTTGTTTCAGAAACAAgagtttttgtcttgtttctagtccaaacatctacaaattcttaacttgaggaaaaaataactcaaaatgaagagagtttttccttaaaataagataaataatctgccaatggggtgagaaaaataatcttaattcaaacagaaaacaagattattattctcaccccattggcagattatttatcttatttaaggcaaaaactctcttcattttgagttttttttttttccaaaacaagacaatttttacttgtctagtaaatgtttcttaatgtaagaatttttagatattttgactagaaacaagacaataatactgagtaagagaagcatacataaatatatctatgatcgcgctgATATTTTGACCTCACTCACCAGAAGTAATGGcgctgggaacactagatgagattcgtctgatatgaggtaaaataacacaaatactgttgtgtttctgtcagaaagcgatcgtttcgtgtcttaagacatcagtgtgtctccacgagcctcagggtttaatatggactcgtatgtgtgtgtgtgtgtgttttactctcatagaaacacaccccattgacacgcattatacgagcaacggctgagttaaaatcttcatttgtgttctcctgaagaaacaaacacacccacaTCTGGGACGCCCTGTAGATAAACAACACAGGCTCATTTTGGGggcaactatccctttaaataaaaataaaaaactggaAAATAGAAGAGAGAATAACTACATTTCACcagtttatatttcacaatagccAAAAGTGCTGTGCTAGTCAAACGGTGTATCCTTTGGGTCCACCCAGATGCTTACCTCCACCAAAGCGTTCAGCAGAAACAAAAGGTCCTGGCACAGGTTCGAGTCCTCACGTGAATTAGTCAGGAAGAGCGTGGATCCTGACCtccctttctctttctttctcttttcctCCTCTCTAATCCACCCTCCCTCACTCGCTTGGCCCAGTTGGCAAATTAGACCTGTGGCGGCTGCAGAGGAAAAGGGCCGAAATGTCAGCCAAGGCTGGGTTTCTTATGTGCATCCTGGAAGGAAATAGGCTCTAGAAGAATAGACCCTGTGTAGAAACAGCTTCCTGCCTCCCCATCAGCCCTTCCACAACTCTAAATTAAAGGGTTGTCTGCATGCGATTTGACTtatttaactttagttagtgtgtaatgtcgctgcttgagcattaacagtctctgcaaagttacagcgctgaaagttcactgcaaacggagatattgtcttttaaagtgacggcagtttattgcctacagaAATGGCTgctttggactacaacgagcttcttcctgggttggtgacatcataaaccctcgctagtctccgcagatgtgacttctgcccgtaatgggaaggggcgtggccttaacctgtgcttcagccaataaaaatacaggaaactacatctgaccaatctaagaccattgcgtttttcagagggagg from Pseudorasbora parva isolate DD20220531a chromosome 11, ASM2467924v1, whole genome shotgun sequence harbors:
- the pcdh12 gene encoding protocadherin-12 — encoded protein: MLQVLLLLVALIECPSCYAHNVGSAPLIIQYRVWEEQPSGTRVGRLLDDLRERGVTGSLENFQVVQHGHQPPVTIASRDGTVSTLGRLDREELCSGAELCNLAFSVLYRKGGAMHFLSVHVELMDLNDHSPVFPSLVQEVEISETASLRMRIPLDHAVDPDAGQNGLQYYTLSSNLHFALDVRTPGGAELVVIKELDRELQPSFELVLTAWDKGNPPKSGSTKVIITILDSNDNSPMFEEAPSVIELAEDTIRGTSVVNLRATDPDQGANGEVEYSLSKHAPAEVQRLFSIHPKTGALTLQGLLDFEEKKVYEVDIQARDLGPNAIPSHHKLQVKLRDVNDNAPRIHITWTPANSPVATVKEGAPNGSFLALVMVSDADSGANGQVGVHILSGSGPFRLKQIHGDNYMVVTNDTLDRERQMEYNVTLLTQDSGDPPLSCVKHMTVHVLDENDNAPKFTKSHYRSVLKENNKPGFHFLTLEANDVDLDHSGRVSFSIKESNELGTPTAFFSVHRSSGAVTVQQKLDYEESHSYSFIVEAVDQGHPPMTSSATVEVEILDVNDNYPVIHEPTPKKGVALLSVPVNVDKGEIVTELGDKALEDNFHKPRNYSSLNKPEGFLATTIRASDPDSGLNGRLSFSITDGNPSSIFFLDKTSGQLYVNTSNATELIGRTFKLGVAVSDMGTPMLTTRATLEVTFINFRDHLKNLSHDNQAQYSNTMLLAICLGSTCLVLFLAIALAKTFCHPDKRDNRAYNCRQAESTYTRHPRRPQKHIRKTDIQLVPALRGRKETPQEDEAEALPSTAPLVEKPNPHGQFTLTPTLARMTQNQAHMEMDGNPPLTQSKILRKPGSIEWNGALPYSPGTPYRTLQKTRNSSSSSFANSQTSTLRRNKTDEVKPTTIDPSQSIASLPSNQATLRRPKTMERRGRMDESDHRQILRNLVRLSMAAYAENGSIELSSASPEVQQVSQLLSLLHQGQLQPRPNFRGNKYSHRTGRSGAQDADWLSTKDSGHGESELGDMDWETGRDSPVDPLYEEGLNNLLASDDVFSDIPDPAWMARLSLPLTTDYHENLFVPDGPPHDANLDDSSFSTFGKSPEKRGLGGRALMSEVSSLFEMLLTQKAEAQSCPPADVLYRLSAAYRRSLGLDASATTRQQSPITQYANPMP